One Rhizoctonia solani chromosome 1, complete sequence DNA window includes the following coding sequences:
- a CDS encoding TPR-2 domain protein, producing the protein MPYEKIGRESATDILQQVDKILQSANTVLENHKDYLPSAEFAALKKAYCRQEYHWQMTNESQEDRAYYDKRIRESRILSQLYANRQTHQDRAQVLLYKVEAFQTKVLSASRNSHSKNALMLFEDELTESPEPPSTSTVNSFTSWFSFGGTCVTSSEAETSGARSKISLAAKQEDEFIVSVTHFPKPPNESVDSSETEPGGGDLMGAGNQIYRRMIAFENQDRRIEIIGDFPQIVAF; encoded by the exons ATGCCATACGAGAAAATTGGCAGGGAGAGTGCTACCGATATTCTTCAACAAGTTGATAAAATACTTCAAAGCGCTAACACAGTCCTCGAAAACCACAAAGATTATCTCCCTTCAGCCGAATTTGCAGCACTTAAGAAGGCTTATTGCCGGCAAGA ATATCACTGGCAGATGACCAACGAGTCTCAAGAAGATCGTGCGTATTACGACAAACGCATTAGGGAGAGTCGAATACTTTCCCAGCTCTATGCTAATAGGCAAACACATCAGGATCGAGCACAAGTACTCTTGTACAAGGTCGAGGCTTTTCAGACGAAAGTCCTA TCCGCCAGCCGAAATTCCCACTCGAAAAATGCGCTTATGCTCTTCGAGGACGAATTGACTGAATCTCCTGAGCCACCAAGC ACTTCAACTGTTAACTCGTTTACTTCTTGGTTTTCATTTGGTGGGACCTGTGTCACAAGTTCCGAAG CAGAAACATCGGGAGCCCGTTCAAAAATTTCACTTGCTGCTAAACAGGAAG ACGAATTCATCGTCTCCGTCACTCACTTCCCCAAACCACCCAATGAGTCCGTAGACAGCTCTGAAACAGAGCCTGGTGGTGGAGATCTAATGGGAGCGGGGAATCAGATCTATAGGAGGATGATAGCATTCGAGAATCAAGACAGGCGGATCGAAATAATTGGTGATTTTCCGCAAATCGTTGCATTTTGA